CGCATACGCAGGCCTCACCGCCGTTGCCCGCTTTAACGATGGAGAGCAGCCGTAAACGGTTGGGATCGGCGAGAGCTTTAAGTAGCCGGGCGGTCTGTTGGGCCTGGATTGCGCTCAGAGTTGGTTCAGTGCCGGGGCCGCACGCAGCTGCCGGGCTGACCAATGCTGGGCCCATGGGAGCAGGGCTCGCGAGAGCAGAGCTGGCGAGAGCTGAGCCCGGGCTGAGTGAGGGCGAAGT
This genomic window from Arthrobacter sp. TMP15 contains:
- a CDS encoding metalloregulator ArsR/SmtB family transcription factor; this translates as MGPALVSPAAACGPGTEPTLSAIQAQQTARLLKALADPNRLRLLSIVKAGNGGEACVCDLTEPLDLGQPTISHHLKILVDAGLLSREKRGTWAYYSLVPGALEAASTSILSL